One window of Flavobacteriales bacterium genomic DNA carries:
- a CDS encoding DNA gyrase/topoisomerase IV subunit A, translating into MSDELDDNQNAEEGEEITPNGSETPEGVPGAGQAGTFSVSGMYREWFLDYASYVILERAVPALYDGLKPVQRRILHSMKDLDDGRYNKVANIIGHTMKYHPHGDASIGDALVQLGQKDLLIDMQGNWGNTLTGDSAAAPRYIEARLSKFASDVVFNPKTTEWQSSYDGRNKEPVFLPVKFPLLLAQGGEGIAVGLSCKVLPHNFNELIDASIAVLRGKNPKLVPDFPTGGLADADNYDEGRRGGRVRCRARIRKEDAKTLIISEIPFGTTTASLIESIIKANEKGKIKIRHIEDNTAAEAEIQIHLATGVSPDNTIDALFAFTDCELSIAPNACVIESDKPRFLGVNELLRTSTENTLRLLELELQIKKAELQEQWHFASLERIFIEKKVYRKIEEAETWEEVISFIDKGLKPYVKELRRAVTEEDIVRLTEIRIKRISKFDSFKADEHIKGLEEQLASTQGKLDALVEYAIDYFKELKRKYGTGRERKTELRAFDTIVATKVAVANRKLYVDRAEGFMGWGLRGFEQVDECSEIDDIIVFRDNGTMQVTKVADKKFIGKGVLHVAVWKKNDERTIYHLIYQDGAQGPSYMKRFSVTSITRDKDYDLTNGSKGSKVLYFTANPDGASETIRINLRPRPNLRKTQFDVDFGDLMVKGRGSKGNLLTRYMVHKLTQKERGGSTLGAIPIWFDETVRRLNEAGHGRYLGRFSGDDKILVILNTGHYQLFPFALGTHFPDEAVTILKWDPEVAITAVYWEGEKQQYNVKRFLAEAARDPVQFITDHQDSKLVLHTLVPETGLHVVFDKRSNDRPDEEVALSEFIAVKGVKALGNRLTPYKVKDLKLTGEVFTVMTPELEEKQRMLISDDEIGHLDPPEEEGLERSPMEEFRKSQKAPKEDDPDQPIIGYKPGKQMDLGLD; encoded by the coding sequence ATGAGTGACGAATTGGACGACAACCAGAACGCGGAAGAGGGTGAGGAGATCACCCCGAACGGAAGCGAAACGCCTGAAGGCGTACCAGGCGCGGGCCAGGCGGGCACCTTCAGCGTGAGCGGCATGTACCGCGAATGGTTCCTGGATTACGCGAGCTACGTGATCCTGGAACGTGCGGTGCCCGCGCTGTATGACGGCCTGAAGCCTGTGCAACGCCGGATCCTGCACAGCATGAAGGACCTCGACGACGGGCGCTACAACAAGGTGGCGAACATCATCGGGCATACCATGAAGTACCATCCGCACGGTGACGCCAGCATCGGTGATGCGCTGGTGCAGCTCGGCCAGAAGGACCTGCTGATCGACATGCAGGGCAACTGGGGCAACACGCTCACCGGCGACAGCGCCGCAGCCCCGCGTTACATCGAGGCACGCCTCAGCAAATTCGCGAGCGACGTCGTCTTCAATCCGAAGACCACCGAATGGCAGAGCAGCTACGACGGGCGCAACAAGGAGCCGGTCTTTCTGCCGGTGAAATTCCCGCTGCTGCTCGCACAGGGCGGCGAAGGCATCGCGGTTGGCCTCAGCTGCAAGGTGCTGCCGCACAACTTCAACGAATTGATCGACGCCAGTATCGCCGTGCTGCGCGGGAAGAACCCGAAGCTCGTGCCGGACTTCCCCACGGGCGGCCTCGCCGACGCGGACAACTACGATGAAGGCCGTCGCGGAGGGCGTGTCCGTTGCCGGGCACGGATCCGCAAGGAGGATGCGAAGACGCTGATCATCTCCGAGATCCCCTTCGGCACCACCACGGCCAGCCTGATCGAGAGCATCATCAAGGCCAACGAGAAAGGCAAGATCAAGATCCGGCACATTGAGGACAACACCGCCGCCGAGGCGGAGATCCAGATCCACCTCGCCACCGGTGTCTCGCCGGACAACACCATCGACGCGCTCTTCGCCTTCACCGACTGCGAACTCAGCATCGCACCGAACGCCTGTGTGATCGAGAGCGACAAACCGCGCTTCCTTGGGGTGAACGAACTGTTGAGGACCAGCACCGAAAACACGCTGCGGCTGTTGGAACTGGAGTTGCAGATCAAGAAGGCCGAGCTGCAGGAGCAATGGCACTTCGCATCGTTGGAACGCATCTTCATCGAGAAGAAAGTGTACCGCAAGATCGAGGAGGCCGAGACGTGGGAGGAAGTGATCAGCTTCATCGACAAGGGCTTGAAGCCTTATGTGAAGGAGCTGCGCCGGGCCGTCACTGAAGAGGACATCGTGCGCCTCACCGAGATCCGCATCAAGCGCATCAGCAAGTTCGACAGCTTCAAGGCCGACGAGCACATCAAGGGATTGGAGGAGCAGCTTGCCAGTACGCAGGGCAAATTGGATGCACTGGTGGAATACGCCATCGACTACTTCAAAGAGCTGAAGCGCAAGTACGGCACGGGCCGCGAGCGCAAAACGGAACTGCGCGCATTCGACACCATCGTGGCCACCAAGGTCGCCGTGGCCAACCGCAAGCTATACGTGGACCGCGCGGAGGGTTTCATGGGCTGGGGCCTGCGAGGTTTCGAGCAAGTGGACGAATGCTCGGAGATTGACGACATCATCGTCTTCCGCGACAACGGCACCATGCAGGTCACCAAGGTGGCGGACAAGAAATTCATCGGCAAGGGCGTGCTGCACGTCGCCGTGTGGAAGAAGAACGACGAGCGCACCATCTACCACCTGATCTACCAGGACGGTGCGCAGGGGCCGAGCTACATGAAGCGCTTTTCCGTCACGTCCATCACGCGGGACAAGGATTACGACCTTACCAACGGCAGTAAGGGGAGCAAGGTGCTCTACTTCACCGCCAACCCGGACGGCGCGTCGGAGACCATACGCATCAACTTGCGTCCTCGCCCCAACCTGCGGAAGACCCAGTTCGACGTGGACTTCGGCGATCTCATGGTGAAAGGGCGCGGCAGCAAGGGCAACCTGCTCACGCGCTACATGGTGCATAAGCTGACGCAGAAGGAGCGTGGCGGAAGCACGCTCGGCGCGATCCCGATCTGGTTCGACGAGACCGTGCGCCGCCTGAACGAGGCCGGGCACGGGCGCTATCTGGGGCGCTTCAGTGGGGACGACAAGATCCTCGTGATCCTCAACACCGGCCACTACCAGCTCTTCCCGTTCGCCTTGGGTACGCACTTCCCTGATGAGGCCGTCACCATTCTGAAGTGGGATCCGGAAGTGGCGATCACTGCCGTGTACTGGGAAGGGGAGAAGCAGCAGTACAACGTGAAGCGTTTCCTCGCCGAGGCCGCGCGCGATCCCGTGCAGTTCATCACCGACCATCAGGACAGCAAGCTCGTCCTGCACACCCTCGTTCCAGAGACGGGCCTGCACGTCGTCTTTGACAAGCGAAGCAATGACCGGCCCGATGAGGAGGTGGCGCTTTCAGAGTTCATCGCCGTGAAAGGCGTGAAGGCTTTGGGCAACCGCTTAACCCCGTACAAGGTGAAGGATCTTAAGCTCACCGGTGAGGTCTTCACCGTGATGACCCCGGAACTGGAGGAAAAGCAGCGGATGTTGATCTCCGACGACGAGATCGGCCATTTGGACCCGCCCGA